In a single window of the Ruminococcus albus 7 = DSM 20455 genome:
- a CDS encoding GerW family sporulation protein translates to MNESTKIEALVNTAMSKVKELADGEAIVGKPIVTGDGTTIIPVSKVSVGFASGGSDLPTKSTKDTFGGGSGGGVTITPVAFIAIYKGEVKLLQITSNSPQGNAIVDMVPTVIDKITSFIDGKKGGKKAADEIADDYADFEE, encoded by the coding sequence ATGAACGAGAGCACTAAGATAGAAGCACTGGTAAATACTGCCATGTCCAAGGTAAAGGAACTGGCTGACGGCGAAGCAATCGTCGGAAAGCCCATAGTTACAGGTGACGGTACTACTATAATACCTGTATCCAAGGTAAGCGTAGGCTTTGCATCGGGCGGTTCGGATCTGCCTACAAAATCCACAAAGGATACCTTCGGCGGCGGTTCGGGCGGCGGAGTTACCATAACTCCCGTGGCTTTCATCGCAATATACAAAGGTGAGGTCAAGCTTTTGCAGATAACCTCCAATTCGCCTCAGGGCAACGCTATCGTTGATATGGTACCCACTGTAATAGACAAAATAACCTCTTTCATTGACGGCAAAAAGGGCGGAAAGAAGGCTGCTGACGAGATAGCTGACGATTACGCTGATTTTGAGGAATGA
- a CDS encoding HAD family hydrolase, with the protein MIKLIATDLDGTMLDDSKRLPENFDAVLQDLNRRNIRFAVSSGRSFCTLKQQFKSYLDDLIFICDNGAYVYDKGEVVSMSVLPDDAVHNIIRYCEEQGLLILLCGKHGTWHNGSSAEELEEIRKYYLNEQYLDDLSSFSDEIFKVAVFERKGSIESTAYPKLRVRYGDYFNVQLSGDRWVDIMNRGITKGSALHKMQDRLGVDYGETMSFGDYLNDIEMLENSYYSFSMENSHALVKKAANFSTGSNNDNSVMKEIIKLCF; encoded by the coding sequence ATGATAAAGCTGATAGCCACCGATCTTGACGGCACAATGCTTGATGACAGCAAGCGCCTGCCTGAAAATTTTGATGCTGTATTACAGGATTTGAACCGCAGGAACATCAGGTTCGCAGTATCCAGCGGACGCAGTTTCTGCACGCTGAAGCAGCAGTTCAAAAGTTATTTGGACGATCTTATTTTTATATGTGATAACGGCGCTTACGTATATGATAAGGGTGAGGTAGTATCAATGTCGGTGCTGCCCGATGATGCGGTGCACAATATCATCCGCTACTGTGAAGAACAGGGGCTGCTGATACTCCTTTGCGGTAAACACGGTACGTGGCACAACGGCAGTTCTGCTGAGGAACTGGAGGAGATCAGGAAGTATTACCTTAACGAACAGTATCTGGATGATCTTTCATCCTTCAGCGATGAGATATTCAAGGTGGCTGTTTTTGAGAGAAAGGGAAGTATCGAGAGTACAGCTTATCCCAAGCTGCGTGTCCGCTATGGTGATTATTTCAACGTTCAGCTTTCGGGAGATCGTTGGGTGGATATAATGAACCGCGGCATAACCAAGGGTTCCGCACTCCACAAGATGCAGGACAGGCTGGGTGTTGATTACGGTGAGACCATGTCTTTCGGGGATTATCTCAATGATATCGAGATGCTGGAAAATTCCTATTACAGCTTCTCTATGGAGAATTCTCATGCCCTGGTCAAAAAGGCTGCGAATTTCTCTACGGGCTCAAACAATGACAACAGCGTGATGAAAGAGATAATCAAGCTTTGTTTCTGA
- a CDS encoding DUF4241 domain-containing protein: MVDEERYMKLVKRHRKKIAAVKDYEALFQNLGAEKAGSITLTSGRMVACPLESIADESRYIEYYYRAPAGTHTVELARSSTGRNAAVRIVFSDAPAVRYELALIGTAEELDCISDLEAGRILFYESCTASPIIVADQGLMPDLLEYLRKNYGGNDYYEKEGKKRLLEKSTCTEAPLCSGLMDFYLEADDAHFPIFFNGEGGGHHPIYWGFDKEDNICCMIFDFDLKELQGNKEPRGRTGSFFKKLRRGDR; the protein is encoded by the coding sequence ATGGTTGACGAAGAGAGATACATGAAACTGGTGAAAAGACACCGCAAAAAGATAGCGGCTGTTAAAGATTACGAAGCGCTTTTTCAGAACCTTGGTGCCGAAAAAGCAGGCAGTATCACACTGACCTCCGGGCGGATGGTTGCTTGTCCCCTTGAAAGCATCGCGGACGAAAGCAGATATATAGAGTATTATTACAGAGCCCCCGCAGGTACACATACTGTGGAGCTTGCAAGGTCTTCCACAGGCAGAAACGCGGCGGTGAGGATAGTATTTTCCGATGCACCGGCCGTTCGCTATGAACTTGCACTCATCGGAACTGCTGAGGAACTTGACTGCATAAGCGATCTTGAAGCAGGACGCATATTATTCTATGAATCCTGTACGGCTTCTCCGATAATCGTAGCCGATCAGGGACTTATGCCCGATCTGCTGGAATATCTCAGAAAAAACTACGGCGGTAATGATTACTACGAAAAAGAAGGCAAGAAGCGCCTTTTAGAGAAAAGCACCTGCACCGAAGCACCCCTTTGCAGCGGACTTATGGATTTCTATCTTGAAGCCGATGACGCACATTTCCCTATATTCTTCAACGGCGAGGGCGGCGGACATCACCCGATATACTGGGGCTTTGACAAGGAGGATAATATCTGCTGCATGATATTCGACTTCGACCTTAAAGAACTTCAGGGCAATAAAGAACCCCGCGGCAGGACAGGCAGTTTCTTTAAAAAACTGCGCCGCGGTGACAGATAA
- a CDS encoding site-2 protease family protein: protein MTIDYLLRYGSRILILMMCIPVHEFAHAWAATKLGDDTPAYQKRLTLNPIAHLDPIGSIGILLCGFGWGKPVQVNPARFNRKISMRAGMAITAAAGPLSNLIMALLGTIAYKFLLGSIVYNSNTIRVDNLIFNAKELLYKFFVQNTGYVDYYAKLLAEANNNLALYWLLVICEAFVFINIGLAVFNLIPVAPLDGQKIFSYFLPDRINAKIANYQFYISLIVIGLLTFSDLLNGPVLWMESGIFWVLNKITFFIDPLVTMIFK, encoded by the coding sequence ATGACCATAGACTATCTATTGAGATACGGCTCACGTATTCTGATACTTATGATGTGTATACCCGTACATGAATTTGCCCACGCATGGGCTGCTACAAAACTCGGGGATGATACACCTGCCTATCAGAAAAGGCTCACACTGAACCCCATAGCCCACCTTGACCCCATAGGCTCCATAGGTATACTGCTCTGCGGTTTCGGCTGGGGCAAGCCCGTACAGGTGAATCCCGCAAGATTCAACAGGAAGATATCCATGAGGGCAGGCATGGCGATAACGGCTGCGGCAGGTCCTTTATCAAACCTTATCATGGCGCTGTTAGGAACGATAGCTTACAAATTCCTGCTTGGGTCGATAGTTTACAATAGCAACACCATTAGAGTTGACAATCTGATTTTCAACGCTAAAGAATTGTTATATAAGTTTTTTGTTCAAAACACCGGGTATGTAGATTATTATGCAAAGCTCCTAGCCGAAGCCAACAACAATTTGGCGCTGTACTGGCTTTTAGTGATATGCGAGGCTTTTGTATTTATAAACATCGGTCTTGCAGTGTTCAACCTTATACCCGTTGCACCTCTGGACGGTCAGAAGATATTCTCATACTTCCTGCCGGACAGGATAAACGCAAAGATAGCCAACTATCAGTTCTATATATCCCTGATAGTTATCGGTCTTCTGACATTCAGCGACCTGCTGAACGGTCCTGTATTGTGGATGGAATCAGGTATATTCTGGGTGCTGAACAAGATAACATTCTTCATCGATCCGCTGGTGACGATGATATTCAAGTAA
- the scpB gene encoding SMC-Scp complex subunit ScpB encodes MEIQELANTLEAVLFASGEAVESRRLCEALGTDISALEEAAAVLENRYSEGSGINLLRLDSAYQLATKEQYSPHIKAVLEIKRSSALSPAAMEALTIIAYNQPVTKAFVESVRGVDSSGVVNSLVEKGLLCEAGRLDLPGRPIAYATTENFLRAFRLSSLKDLPPLPEQSSQVTIDEVIEAAQAAENEE; translated from the coding sequence ATGGAGATACAAGAACTGGCAAATACATTGGAAGCTGTTCTTTTCGCCTCGGGTGAGGCTGTGGAGAGCAGACGGCTCTGTGAGGCGCTTGGTACTGATATCAGTGCGCTGGAAGAAGCTGCGGCGGTTTTAGAAAACAGGTACTCCGAGGGAAGCGGTATAAACCTTCTGCGGCTGGACAGTGCTTATCAGCTTGCTACCAAGGAGCAGTATTCACCGCATATCAAGGCGGTGCTGGAGATAAAGCGTTCATCAGCCCTCTCCCCTGCTGCTATGGAAGCACTGACCATAATAGCGTACAATCAGCCTGTAACAAAGGCTTTCGTTGAAAGTGTCCGCGGAGTGGACTCATCGGGTGTGGTGAATTCACTGGTAGAAAAAGGACTGCTTTGCGAAGCAGGAAGGCTTGACCTTCCGGGACGTCCCATAGCCTACGCGACTACAGAGAATTTTCTCAGAGCATTCAGGTTATCAAGCCTGAAAGACCTGCCGCCTCTGCCCGAACAGAGCAGTCAGGTAACGATAGACGAAGTTATTGAAGCGGCACAGGCAGCCGAAAACGAGGAATGA
- a CDS encoding DUF4241 domain-containing protein: MPSEKWFSDVEKYRKVLESPVDFNEYFENDVISGVSIVRYPFGTLSVPTGEIIAADPLAYLYDGSESFYIRVPVGEYPAELCIIPEMNGDCARNAAMRVRFSEKRAVRYSLALTGTEDTSELDGFEEGDYWGFPVDAGLGCICDRAAERAYVEHLRKLAAVHGDGFNAYYDFMEELFKASYENDPKYQRKNGDRLDLVIPDTKLHIPICNSGFGDGRYPTYWGFDADGEVCEIVVQFIDIELAYGGEK; the protein is encoded by the coding sequence ATGCCGAGTGAAAAATGGTTCTCAGATGTTGAAAAGTACCGAAAAGTACTGGAAAGTCCTGTGGACTTTAACGAATACTTTGAAAACGACGTGATATCGGGTGTGAGTATCGTCCGCTATCCCTTTGGTACGTTAAGCGTGCCTACGGGGGAGATAATAGCGGCTGACCCTCTTGCGTACCTTTATGACGGCAGTGAAAGTTTTTATATCCGCGTGCCTGTCGGGGAATATCCTGCGGAACTTTGCATTATCCCCGAAATGAACGGAGACTGTGCAAGGAATGCCGCTATGCGGGTGAGATTCAGCGAGAAAAGGGCAGTCAGGTATTCTCTGGCGCTGACAGGGACGGAGGATACTTCCGAACTGGACGGATTTGAAGAGGGCGATTACTGGGGCTTTCCCGTGGATGCAGGACTTGGCTGTATCTGCGACAGGGCAGCTGAAAGGGCTTATGTAGAACATCTGCGCAAGCTTGCGGCTGTACACGGTGACGGTTTCAATGCCTATTACGATTTTATGGAAGAACTGTTTAAGGCAAGCTATGAGAACGATCCGAAATATCAGCGTAAAAACGGTGACAGGCTGGATCTTGTGATACCCGATACAAAGCTTCACATACCAATATGCAATTCGGGCTTCGGTGACGGCAGATACCCGACTTACTGGGGCTTTGATGCTGACGGAGAGGTCTGCGAGATAGTCGTGCAGTTCATAGATATAGAACTGGCTTACGGAGGCGAAAAATGA
- a CDS encoding LTA synthase family protein produces the protein MMKFIKKIGSKLGRFCKDNPLLLSFVAISVLNAFLLRIFTVKFAYNQIKPLLADIAAMLLMGSFSFFFKTLKGRFRYLMTMNVINVIFVAGNSIYYSNFKSFLSFSLLSTGSQLPGVMDAVFKNIMEAKDLLYLWAIPALAVVYHFNKKKTRKYEGETKQKQKRGKNFGFTVACGLVILGIFAATLTGTDYSRLRKQWNREYVLGTFGMYVYQTSDAVSSAYSKINMVFGYAEKKEAFDEFYEEKDDKTEVNASVAKNDYTDIFKGKNVIVIHGESMQQFCMDTYINGEELTPNLNKLAREGLYFSNFYAQESVGTSSDSEFTFASSLMPASSGTVAINYWDRNYATTQKMLKNKGYYTFSMHGNNGSYWNRLNLHSSLGYDKFYNYTDDFVIDETIGLGLSDKSFFRQAVPKVKQIDVEHDNWYGCFLMLTNHTPFTDIERVSDYDISFRYKKYNEETGLYEDISAPFIEGTKLGSYFKSVHYADEALGQFLSDLDKEGLLENSIVVLYGDHDAKIKAAEYEYYLNYDPFTDTVLTEEDEGYIPVDDFYYNINRNTPFIIWSKGGECEPREIRQVMGMYDIQPTLGNMLGFENKYALGHDIFSIPEDKENVVIFPNGNFITDTIYYDSQKGTYFDLDGYKNVMTSVSCNQVFKDTPNPIYSEDKHGSFKSAADQDYCAESCEMRINDGAVDDEYIQSYASYAEEIIDISNAIIFYDMITKTEEGFEQNMDAQFDDDSRAELFNPPEPGKRRTGIPM, from the coding sequence ATGATGAAATTTATAAAGAAAATAGGCAGCAAGCTTGGCAGGTTCTGCAAGGATAATCCGCTGCTGCTCTCATTTGTTGCTATCTCAGTGCTGAACGCTTTTTTACTGAGGATATTCACGGTCAAATTTGCCTATAATCAGATCAAACCGCTGCTGGCAGATATTGCTGCGATGCTGCTGATGGGCTCTTTTTCCTTCTTTTTCAAAACACTCAAAGGACGTTTCAGATACCTGATGACAATGAATGTAATAAACGTTATATTCGTTGCGGGCAATTCGATATACTACTCGAACTTCAAGTCATTCCTTTCGTTCTCGCTGCTTTCCACAGGTTCGCAGCTCCCGGGCGTTATGGATGCTGTCTTCAAGAACATAATGGAGGCTAAGGATCTCCTGTACCTGTGGGCGATACCCGCACTGGCAGTGGTATACCACTTCAACAAGAAGAAGACACGTAAATACGAGGGTGAAACGAAGCAGAAGCAAAAGCGCGGAAAGAACTTCGGATTCACGGTCGCCTGCGGACTGGTCATCCTCGGTATATTTGCCGCTACCCTCACAGGTACGGATTATTCAAGACTTCGCAAGCAGTGGAACAGAGAATACGTACTTGGCACCTTCGGTATGTACGTATATCAGACCAGTGATGCTGTATCCAGTGCATATTCCAAAATAAACATGGTATTCGGATATGCAGAAAAGAAAGAGGCTTTTGACGAATTCTACGAAGAAAAAGACGACAAGACCGAAGTAAATGCATCAGTCGCAAAAAACGATTATACCGATATATTCAAAGGCAAGAATGTTATAGTCATACACGGTGAAAGTATGCAGCAGTTCTGCATGGACACCTATATAAACGGCGAGGAGCTTACACCAAACCTCAACAAGCTTGCCAGAGAGGGTCTGTATTTCAGCAACTTCTATGCACAGGAAAGTGTAGGAACAAGTTCTGACTCAGAATTCACCTTTGCATCGTCACTGATGCCCGCATCCAGCGGTACAGTGGCTATAAACTACTGGGACAGAAATTATGCCACCACACAGAAGATGCTGAAAAACAAGGGCTATTACACATTCAGTATGCACGGCAACAACGGCTCTTACTGGAACAGACTCAATCTCCACAGTTCTCTCGGCTATGATAAATTCTATAACTATACCGATGATTTTGTCATTGACGAAACTATCGGTCTCGGACTTTCGGATAAAAGCTTCTTCAGGCAGGCAGTACCGAAAGTCAAGCAGATAGACGTTGAGCATGACAACTGGTACGGCTGTTTCCTTATGCTGACTAACCATACTCCGTTTACGGATATAGAACGTGTTAGTGATTATGACATATCATTCAGGTATAAAAAGTACAACGAAGAAACAGGTCTTTACGAAGATATCTCAGCACCATTCATTGAAGGCACAAAGCTGGGTTCTTACTTCAAATCGGTACACTATGCCGATGAAGCGCTGGGACAGTTCCTTTCCGACCTTGATAAAGAAGGTCTGCTGGAAAACTCCATAGTTGTACTGTACGGCGACCACGATGCAAAGATAAAGGCTGCTGAATATGAGTACTATCTCAACTATGATCCCTTTACCGATACTGTCCTTACCGAGGAAGACGAGGGCTATATCCCCGTTGATGATTTCTACTACAACATCAACCGCAACACACCTTTCATAATATGGTCAAAGGGCGGTGAATGCGAGCCAAGAGAGATCAGGCAGGTAATGGGTATGTACGATATCCAGCCCACACTCGGCAATATGCTGGGCTTTGAGAACAAGTATGCTCTTGGGCACGATATATTCTCAATACCCGAAGACAAGGAAAATGTGGTAATATTCCCAAACGGCAATTTCATCACCGATACCATCTACTATGACAGCCAGAAGGGCACCTATTTCGATCTGGATGGTTACAAGAACGTTATGACTTCCGTTTCCTGCAATCAGGTATTCAAAGATACGCCCAACCCGATATACAGTGAGGATAAGCATGGCAGTTTCAAATCTGCAGCAGATCAGGATTACTGTGCTGAAAGCTGCGAGATGCGAATAAATGACGGTGCTGTGGATGACGAATATATACAGTCCTATGCAAGCTATGCCGAGGAGATAATAGATATATCCAACGCTATAATCTTCTACGATATGATAACCAAGACCGAGGAAGGCTTTGAGCAAAATATGGATGCTCAGTTCGATGATGACAGCCGAGCTGAACTGTTCAATCCTCCCGAGCCGGGAAAACGCCGCACAGGCATACCTATGTAG
- the rpmB gene encoding 50S ribosomal protein L28: MAKCEVCGKGVTFGIKVSHSHRRTNRTWKPNVKRVKAVVNGTPTHVYVCSRCLRSGKVERA, encoded by the coding sequence ATGGCAAAATGTGAAGTTTGCGGAAAGGGTGTTACTTTCGGTATTAAGGTATCTCACTCTCACAGAAGAACCAACAGAACCTGGAAGCCCAACGTAAAGAGAGTTAAGGCTGTTGTTAACGGCACTCCCACACACGTTTATGTTTGCTCCAGATGTCTGCGCTCGGGCAAGGTTGAAAGAGCATAA
- a CDS encoding D-alanyl-D-alanine carboxypeptidase family protein: MRHDRLRFCAGAAVLVLLMIFTLNTINAKAESKLQISAKAAIVYNGSTGEVLFEKNADEPLPMASTTKIMSALIVLEQEDLDERFTVDSEAVNTEGSSMGLREGDEVSLRDLACGMLLPSGNDAANAAAVRVAGSIENFVGMMNERAEKLGLESTHFVTPSGLDDYTDDHYSTARDMAVLAAEAMENQDFRDICGLQRVKLEFGCPPYERWLINTNKLLKNHGITGIKTGFTDKARRCLVSSCMREGCELICVTLNDPDDWKDHMALFDYGFSHVEQVKLSPKQHDIRLMTADGRQVLCKVPDMVITMTRDGASRSESRVYLPDFIYAPVNNGDKVGEIVYYLDGRELGRREITAAENISAPKTSNGVFIVILRNIRQFTGL, encoded by the coding sequence ATGAGGCATGACAGGCTGAGATTCTGTGCAGGTGCGGCGGTACTTGTATTGCTTATGATATTCACGCTGAATACCATAAATGCGAAGGCAGAAAGCAAACTGCAGATATCTGCGAAAGCTGCGATCGTATACAACGGCAGTACGGGGGAAGTTCTTTTTGAAAAGAACGCAGACGAACCTCTGCCAATGGCATCCACCACCAAGATAATGTCGGCGCTGATAGTGCTTGAACAGGAAGATCTTGATGAGAGATTCACGGTGGACAGCGAAGCTGTAAATACCGAAGGAAGTTCCATGGGGCTGCGTGAGGGCGATGAAGTATCCCTGCGCGACCTTGCCTGCGGTATGCTGCTGCCCAGCGGCAACGATGCAGCCAATGCGGCGGCTGTCCGTGTAGCAGGAAGTATTGAAAATTTTGTTGGGATGATGAACGAAAGGGCTGAAAAGCTGGGTCTTGAAAGCACCCATTTTGTCACGCCCTCAGGTCTGGACGACTACACCGACGACCACTATTCCACCGCCAGAGATATGGCGGTATTAGCCGCGGAGGCTATGGAGAATCAGGATTTTCGCGATATCTGCGGACTTCAGCGGGTGAAGCTTGAATTCGGATGTCCGCCTTATGAAAGATGGCTGATAAACACCAACAAGCTGCTGAAAAACCATGGCATCACGGGGATAAAAACAGGCTTCACCGACAAAGCACGGAGATGTCTGGTATCATCGTGTATGCGTGAGGGCTGTGAACTTATCTGCGTTACCCTTAATGATCCCGATGACTGGAAAGACCATATGGCACTTTTCGACTATGGGTTCTCTCATGTGGAACAGGTGAAGCTAAGCCCGAAGCAGCATGATATCCGCCTTATGACCGCCGACGGCAGGCAGGTGCTTTGCAAAGTTCCCGATATGGTGATAACCATGACCCGTGATGGTGCATCGCGTTCCGAAAGTAGGGTATATCTGCCTGATTTCATCTATGCCCCCGTAAATAATGGCGATAAGGTCGGGGAGATAGTATATTATCTTGACGGCAGAGAGTTAGGTAGGCGGGAAATCACAGCGGCTGAAAATATCAGTGCGCCCAAGACGAGTAATGGCGTCTTTATTGTAATTTTAAGAAATATCAGACAGTTTACAGGGCTGTAA
- a CDS encoding segregation and condensation protein A, with protein MSTARFKLDMFEGPLDLLLHLITKHKLNIYDIEIAVLLEQYLEYMAGLEEEDYEDAADFLEMAARLIYIKTASLLPKDDEGEELKKELQGSLIEYSLCKMAAARLKEQYAGGDIFVREPVKLPVKKVFTGEKDPQELLAAYLGMSEKARHSKPLKAEMFKPILSRRIVSVTSKIIHVLKMLITRGECFLDSMYDGCADKSERVAVFLAVLELTRSGRIFLNDDNTRVYMNSASKKRKISSAFDEAEIAAEETAHGSIDTDISEEEGSTVDTEAPESTLSDDIAESSRLADIRSYDRGFSGQNSTTVPYDMYEPPARTVYKSESRQRSALPVLKIELSPELQKIVEQGRKDMPPDMADENAEITTETSPIVSLAKPVSEETPVTTAAGSLQENTENAEITVETAPTVSLAKPVSEETPVTTAAGSLQESTENAEITAETAPIVNLAKPVREETPVTTAAESPQKSTENAEITVETAPIVSLAKPVREETPVTTATGSLQENTENAEITAETSPIVSLAKPVSEETPVTEEAQDNAENTVHNESTHMRTDLFGFRYYWGAYGWLNGRLRK; from the coding sequence ATGTCAACAGCCAGATTCAAACTGGATATGTTTGAGGGTCCTCTAGACTTGCTGCTCCACCTTATCACCAAGCACAAGCTGAACATCTACGATATCGAGATAGCGGTGCTGCTGGAACAGTATCTGGAGTACATGGCAGGTCTTGAAGAAGAGGACTACGAGGACGCAGCTGATTTTCTGGAAATGGCTGCAAGGCTCATATATATAAAGACAGCTTCGCTTCTGCCCAAGGATGACGAGGGCGAGGAGCTGAAAAAGGAATTGCAGGGCAGCCTGATAGAGTACTCACTCTGCAAGATGGCTGCTGCACGCCTGAAAGAGCAGTACGCAGGCGGAGATATATTTGTGCGTGAGCCTGTGAAACTGCCTGTTAAAAAGGTCTTTACAGGAGAAAAAGATCCGCAGGAACTGCTGGCGGCTTATCTCGGCATGAGTGAGAAAGCACGCCACAGCAAGCCGCTGAAAGCGGAGATGTTCAAGCCTATACTCTCACGCAGGATAGTATCTGTGACTTCAAAGATAATCCATGTGCTGAAAATGCTGATAACAAGGGGCGAATGCTTCCTGGACAGTATGTACGACGGCTGTGCGGACAAAAGCGAGAGAGTAGCAGTATTTCTGGCTGTACTTGAGCTTACAAGGTCGGGCAGGATATTCCTGAACGACGACAACACCCGTGTGTACATGAATTCAGCTTCAAAGAAGCGAAAGATATCTTCTGCCTTTGATGAAGCCGAGATAGCTGCCGAAGAAACGGCACACGGATCAATTGATACCGATATCAGCGAAGAAGAAGGAAGTACTGTGGATACAGAAGCACCTGAAAGTACACTTTCTGACGATATTGCGGAAAGCAGCCGTCTTGCTGATATTCGTTCCTATGACCGCGGTTTCTCGGGACAGAACAGTACAACGGTACCTTACGATATGTACGAACCGCCTGCAAGGACAGTATATAAAAGCGAAAGCAGACAGCGCAGCGCTCTGCCTGTGCTGAAAATAGAGCTTTCTCCCGAGCTTCAAAAAATAGTTGAACAGGGCAGAAAGGATATGCCGCCAGATATGGCGGACGAAAATGCGGAGATCACTACTGAAACATCACCGATCGTAAGTTTGGCAAAACCTGTCAGCGAGGAAACACCTGTCACGACAGCGGCGGGATCACTGCAGGAGAACACCGAAAATGCGGAGATCACCGTTGAAACGGCACCGACCGTAAGTTTGGCAAAACCCGTCAGCGAGGAAACTCCTGTCACGACAGCGGCGGGATCACTGCAGGAGAGCACCGAAAATGCGGAGATCACTGCTGAAACAGCACCGATCGTTAATTTGGCAAAACCTGTCAGGGAGGAAACTCCTGTCACGACAGCGGCGGAATCACCGCAGAAGAGCACCGAAAATGCGGAGATCACCGTTGAAACGGCACCGATCGTAAGTTTGGCAAAACCTGTCAGGGAGGAAACTCCTGTCACGACAGCAACGGGATCACTGCAGGAGAACACCGAAAATGCGGAAATCACCGCTGAAACATCACCGATCGTAAGTTTGGCAAAACCTGTCAGCGAGGAAACTCCTGTCACTGAGGAAGCTCAGGACAATGCAGAAAACACCGTACATAACGAGAGCACTCACATGAGGACTGATCTTTTCGGTTTCAGATACTACTGGGGCGCATACGGCTGGCTGAACGGTCGGCTGAGAAAATAA
- a CDS encoding pseudouridine synthase — protein sequence MEKVRIQKIISESGFCSRRKAEEFIAAGKVTVNGRPCTLGDKALPGKDLIVVDGIKIDQPRKRTLYYIMLHKPRGYVTTMNDELDRKCVTDLLTGLPERVYPVGRLDKNSEGLLLLTNDGAFANDIMHPSKHVNKTYRVTVRPDINDEQLVKLASGVEIDGRMTSECSVTVLDKQPGRVVLQMTIHEGRNRQIRKMCEAVGLEVARLKRTAIGPLRLGMLKPGEYRELKPDELRAIRTAITKGK from the coding sequence ATGGAGAAGGTAAGAATACAGAAAATAATATCCGAAAGCGGATTCTGTTCACGCAGAAAAGCAGAAGAGTTCATAGCGGCTGGCAAGGTAACTGTCAACGGCAGACCATGTACGCTGGGCGACAAGGCGCTCCCCGGCAAAGACCTGATAGTTGTGGACGGCATAAAGATAGATCAGCCCAGAAAGCGTACTCTATACTACATAATGCTTCACAAGCCCCGCGGCTACGTTACAACAATGAATGACGAACTTGACAGAAAGTGCGTTACCGATCTGCTGACAGGTCTGCCGGAAAGAGTATATCCCGTGGGAAGACTTGATAAGAATTCCGAAGGTCTGCTGCTGCTGACAAATGACGGTGCTTTCGCAAACGATATAATGCACCCCTCAAAGCACGTAAACAAGACCTACCGCGTCACAGTGCGCCCCGATATCAATGATGAACAGCTGGTAAAACTGGCTTCGGGCGTTGAGATAGACGGCAGGATGACCTCGGAATGTTCAGTAACGGTGCTTGATAAACAGCCCGGCAGAGTCGTGCTGCAAATGACGATCCACGAGGGCAGGAACAGACAGATAAGAAAAATGTGCGAAGCTGTGGGACTTGAAGTCGCAAGGCTGAAACGTACCGCTATAGGTCCGTTAAGACTTGGTATGCTGAAGCCCGGCGAGTACCGCGAACTGAAGCCCGATGAACTTCGTGCAATAAGAACGGCGATAACAAAAGGCAAATAA